One stretch of Acropora muricata isolate sample 2 chromosome 12, ASM3666990v1, whole genome shotgun sequence DNA includes these proteins:
- the LOC136893686 gene encoding leucine-rich repeat-containing protein 74A-like, whose product MSHLKTSLRKFRNSSTGLGKSLLEVLKKEDCSLNQAKSVHGLEDCGLLHKLPDVQAKRSLNDPPKSQFCFTHLTVQEFFAAKHLVDTGSNERIEEFVCELLYDGTWQVVLQFVAGLLKSSLSSDIFIKLLPKSTKTKEPETLNFFPAPWPKDKDLLVQVCNCLYEINDEQQPVLQSKLEKIKFNVAQFSSCSLAPIDVAAVLHFLENVEEVSHIDLANNEFGDLGAKEVKKFIVNTKRKLIGLGLFSNNLTDKAAEDFAAALKQSDYCKLESLDLRCNNFTDKAGEVFAAALTHSNCKLKRLYLSDNNFNDNSAKDLAAALKHSNCKLESLHLGNNNFTDKAAEDFCAALKHSNCRLNCLDLSFNKFTDRAAEDFAAALRHSNCKLESLYISRNNIPSEGRQYLTDVGKQSNCEVFV is encoded by the coding sequence atgagccatttgaaaacttccctgAGGAAATTCAGAAACTCTTCTACAGGCTTGGGGAAATCGCTTTTAGAGGTATTAAAGAAGGAAGActgctctttgaatcaagcgaagtcTGTGCATGGGTTGGAAGATTGCGGTCTGCTTCACAAATTGCCAGACGTACAAGCAAAGCGATCATTGAACGATCCTCCaaagtcccaattctgtttTACCCACCTGACggtgcaagaattctttgccgcaaagcATCTGGTAGACACAGGGTCAAATGAGAGAATTGAAGAATTTGTTTGCGAGCTTCTCTATGATGGCACATGGCAAGTGGTACTGCAGTTCGTAGCCGGACTGCTGAAGAGCTCACTTAGCAGcgacatttttatcaaactgTTGCCAAAGTCGACTAAAACGAAAGAGCCAGAAACATTGAACTTTTTCCCAGCACCATGGCCAAAAGATAAAGATCTACTTGTGCAAGTATGCAATTGTCTCTACGAGATTAACGATGAACAACAGCCAGTATTACAAAGCAAActagagaaaattaaattcaacgtGGCTCAGTTTTCTTCTTGTTCACTCGCTCCAattgatgttgctgctgtcttaCATTTCCTAGAAAATGTTGAAGAAGTTTCGCACATTGATTTGGCCAACAATGAGTTTGGTGACCTGGGTGCAAaagaagtgaagaaatttaTTGTTAACACGAAACGCAAACTAATAGGGTTAGGCCTCTTTTCTAACAACTTGACTGACAAAGCCGCGGAGGACTTTGCTGCAGCGCTTAAGCAAAGTGATTATTGTAAACTGGAATCGTTAGACCTCCGCtgtaacaacttcaccgacaaagCCGGGGAGGtattcgctgcagcacttacgcacagtaattgtaaactaaaaagGTTATATCTTTCTGATAACAACTTCAACGACAACTCAGCAAAGGATTTGGccgcagcacttaagcacagtaattgtaaactagaatcgttacaTCTCGGtaataacaacttcaccgacaaagCAGCGGAGGATTTTTGCGCTGCACtcaagcacagtaattgtagaCTAAACTGCTTAGACCTCAGTTttaacaagttcaccgacagAGCAGCAGAGGATTTTGCTGCAGCACTTaggcacagtaattgtaaactagaatcgttgtACATCAGTCGTAACAATATCCCAAGCGAAGGACGCCAGTATTTAACCGACGTAGGAAAGCAAAGCAATTGCGAAGTTTTTGTCTAA